A genomic region of Methanosarcina thermophila TM-1 contains the following coding sequences:
- the acnA gene encoding aconitate hydratase AcnA — protein sequence MRDGPDPYGVRDTIETAAGSARIYRLGKLEERGFEGISLLPYSIRILLESLLRNADTEKRLITAEDVEALARWNPENVSGKDIPFIPSRVIMQDFTGVPAVVDLAALRSAMQRLGGDPSKINPVIPVDLVIDHSIQVDSYGTAYSLEENEKKEFERNTERYSFLRWAQKAFDNFRVVPPGRGIIHQVNLEYLTPLVHLKEENGELSAFPDTLVGTDSHTTMINGIGVLGWGVGGIEAEAVMLGQPYYMPVPEVVGFKLYGKPAQGVTATDIVLTITKILRKEGVVGKFVEFYGPGLNSLSLPDRATISNMAPEYGATLGFFPPDAETLDYLRRTGRSEEQVDLVKKYLEAQDLLYSVYKPEPVYSRTLELDLSTVKPCLAGPKRPQDQLFFNEVPESFREIMRQTFTRKKESGLELSRDPAYQRWIGEGGTPVGESEIPGIEEEIVESPENSFRVTHGSVVIAAITSCTNTSNPSVLIGAGLLAKKAVERGLRVKPFVKTSLSPGSRVATEYLRAACLLPYLEALGFHLVGYGCTTCIGNSGPLPESVAREIQENDLTVAAVLSGNRNFEGRINPLIRANYLASPPLVVAYAIAGTVNINLETDPLAYDPNGRPVYLRDIWPSEEEIREVEKNSIKPSMFEKEYSGVLEGPKLWRELEVPSGTLYEWNPMSTYIQEPPYFVDFPLTSPSPEDIKNARVLALFGDSITTDHISPAGDIPADSPAGRYLISWGVSPEDFNSYGSRRGNHEVMMRGTFGNIRLRNKLVDREGGWTLYHPRKEDFPEEACGGIPIFEAAMLYAENNIPLIVIAGKEYGTGSSRDWAAKGTFLLGVKAVIAESFERIHRSNLVGMGVLPLQFKEGENAETLGLTGKESYDILGIEYLEPHGELTIRAKDENGLETLFQVIVRLDSAVEVEYYRNGGILHKFLRDSLKKK from the coding sequence ATGAGAGATGGTCCTGACCCGTATGGGGTAAGAGATACTATTGAAACAGCTGCCGGAAGCGCTAGGATCTACAGATTGGGCAAACTGGAAGAAAGGGGTTTTGAGGGAATTTCCCTGCTCCCTTACTCCATAAGGATACTGCTGGAATCCTTGCTCAGAAATGCGGACACTGAAAAGCGTTTAATAACCGCTGAGGATGTGGAGGCTCTTGCCCGCTGGAATCCTGAAAATGTAAGTGGTAAGGATATTCCGTTCATTCCGTCAAGGGTAATTATGCAGGACTTCACAGGCGTTCCGGCTGTAGTAGACCTGGCAGCACTCAGATCGGCAATGCAGCGTCTGGGAGGCGATCCTTCAAAAATAAACCCCGTTATTCCTGTTGATCTTGTCATTGACCATTCCATCCAGGTTGATTCTTATGGTACGGCTTATTCCCTTGAGGAAAATGAGAAAAAGGAGTTTGAGCGCAACACGGAACGTTATTCCTTCCTGCGCTGGGCACAGAAAGCCTTTGACAATTTCAGAGTTGTGCCTCCTGGAAGAGGAATCATCCATCAGGTCAATCTTGAATATCTGACCCCTCTTGTGCATCTTAAGGAGGAAAATGGGGAGTTATCGGCATTTCCTGATACCCTTGTAGGGACAGACTCCCATACAACAATGATCAATGGGATTGGAGTACTCGGTTGGGGAGTCGGAGGCATAGAAGCAGAAGCTGTAATGCTCGGACAGCCTTATTATATGCCTGTACCCGAAGTAGTGGGCTTCAAACTCTACGGAAAGCCTGCACAGGGCGTCACTGCTACCGATATTGTCCTGACAATCACAAAAATCTTGAGAAAAGAAGGAGTTGTCGGCAAATTCGTGGAATTTTACGGGCCAGGATTAAACTCACTGAGCCTTCCGGATAGGGCGACAATCTCCAATATGGCTCCGGAATATGGGGCAACCCTTGGATTTTTCCCGCCTGATGCCGAGACTCTCGACTACCTGAGAAGGACGGGCAGAAGTGAAGAACAGGTTGACCTTGTGAAAAAATATTTGGAAGCCCAGGACCTTCTTTACTCAGTTTACAAGCCAGAGCCTGTATACAGCCGCACCCTGGAACTTGATTTGAGCACTGTAAAGCCCTGCCTCGCAGGCCCGAAACGTCCACAGGATCAGCTCTTTTTTAACGAAGTACCTGAGAGCTTCCGTGAAATTATGCGACAGACCTTCACCCGAAAGAAGGAATCAGGACTTGAACTCTCCAGAGACCCTGCTTACCAGCGCTGGATAGGAGAGGGAGGAACACCTGTAGGAGAATCCGAGATTCCTGGCATAGAAGAGGAAATAGTAGAGTCCCCAGAGAATTCTTTCAGGGTAACACATGGTTCTGTAGTAATCGCAGCAATTACTTCCTGTACCAATACCTCAAACCCTTCAGTTCTGATAGGAGCAGGGCTGCTCGCAAAAAAGGCTGTCGAAAGGGGACTGCGCGTAAAGCCTTTTGTAAAAACAAGCCTTTCCCCTGGCTCAAGAGTGGCTACGGAATATCTAAGAGCTGCATGCCTTTTGCCCTATCTTGAAGCCCTTGGTTTCCATCTGGTCGGTTACGGCTGTACAACCTGTATAGGAAACAGCGGACCTTTACCTGAAAGCGTTGCTAGAGAAATTCAGGAAAATGATCTTACTGTTGCAGCCGTACTCAGTGGTAACCGAAACTTCGAAGGGCGGATTAATCCTCTTATAAGAGCGAACTACCTGGCATCTCCGCCTCTTGTTGTCGCTTATGCAATTGCAGGTACTGTGAATATCAACCTTGAGACTGATCCCCTTGCTTATGATCCCAATGGGCGTCCTGTTTATCTCAGGGATATCTGGCCTTCAGAGGAGGAGATCAGAGAGGTTGAAAAGAACAGTATCAAACCTTCAATGTTCGAAAAGGAGTATTCTGGTGTTCTGGAAGGTCCAAAGCTCTGGAGAGAACTGGAAGTTCCATCAGGGACCCTTTATGAATGGAATCCGATGTCCACATATATTCAGGAGCCTCCCTATTTTGTGGATTTCCCGCTTACTTCGCCTTCGCCAGAAGATATAAAGAACGCAAGGGTCCTCGCTCTTTTCGGAGACAGCATTACCACGGATCATATCTCACCTGCAGGAGACATTCCTGCAGATAGCCCAGCAGGCAGATACCTGATCTCCTGGGGTGTGAGCCCTGAAGATTTCAATTCCTATGGGTCTCGCAGAGGTAATCACGAGGTTATGATGCGCGGAACCTTTGGGAATATCCGGCTCAGGAATAAGCTCGTGGACAGGGAAGGAGGCTGGACTTTATATCATCCAAGGAAAGAGGACTTCCCGGAGGAAGCTTGCGGAGGAATCCCTATTTTTGAAGCAGCTATGCTTTATGCAGAAAATAATATTCCTCTGATAGTTATTGCAGGAAAGGAATATGGAACAGGCAGTTCCAGAGACTGGGCAGCCAAAGGTACATTCCTGCTCGGGGTAAAAGCCGTTATTGCCGAATCTTTTGAGCGTATTCACAGAAGCAACCTTGTAGGCATGGGAGTCCTTCCGCTGCAGTTTAAAGAGGGCGAGAATGCCGAGACTCTGGGACTCACAGGAAAGGAGAGCTATGATATCCTGGGCATTGAGTATCTGGAGCCTCACGGAGAGCTTACAATAAGGGCAAAAGACGAAAATGGACTAGAGACTCTGTTCCAGGTAATTGTGAGGCTGGATTCGGCTGTGGAGGTAGAATACTACAGGAACGGCGGGATTTTGCATAAGTTCCTGCGGGATTCGCTGAAGAAAAAATAA
- a CDS encoding vWA domain-containing protein → MQELKNRKKGFEGISGQGSSLPFSHAFNPSTILNIELRDVLATPRRIPRQIREEIAEILVYELFLEDGYKIKDEKLFMSKFGAFYPILLGLRDFRIWSEIKALAGTNPLAGVFILRTLLEELFTLLDNYGAKESKFSKKSAKTLERGLNALRNLIDETLTIWERNRITNSENNFLLQENLNVPAQQAIENGKPEYAFQQEKSIKQDNSFKPENSLEEAEYEIRKDPYQEAGKASGSEKLASMTQKFMSTEKAGEALESVIEESVIAKLEELIPVLEDHLEVLEILSMLFPGRAWDHSLRALHREYFGNLEKYASFLRKSSDLHKILEQVGRIELEYGSKKMNLSPYSRSEVHSVTFSGDIRTLLPAEAVKLRNPLLRRKFYADMLEGKLLTYQLKGENWNSDTAGKKRKGPVIALVDTSASMRGISERLAKAVLLAVTKRMLKENRDVKVILFSSKWQTVEFELTNKKRMGKEFLEFLKFTFGGGTDFNTALHAGLRTMKKEKAFEGADLLFITDGISELSERPLIREWNEIKAARRARIFSLIIGNCDAGGLEQVSDYTYLVKNSENWNVVESPASFVKAISKPYRF, encoded by the coding sequence ATGCAGGAATTAAAAAATCGAAAGAAAGGTTTTGAAGGCATTTCCGGGCAAGGCTCATCTCTACCATTTAGCCATGCTTTTAATCCTTCCACAATATTAAATATTGAGCTAAGGGACGTTCTGGCAACTCCAAGAAGAATTCCGAGGCAAATTAGGGAAGAAATAGCTGAAATCCTTGTTTACGAGCTATTCTTAGAGGATGGATATAAGATAAAAGATGAAAAGCTCTTTATGAGCAAATTCGGAGCTTTTTATCCGATCCTTCTGGGTTTGAGAGATTTCAGGATCTGGAGCGAAATAAAAGCTCTTGCCGGGACTAATCCCCTGGCAGGTGTTTTTATCCTTAGAACCCTGCTTGAGGAACTTTTTACACTTCTAGATAATTATGGAGCAAAAGAATCAAAGTTTTCAAAAAAGTCTGCAAAAACGCTCGAAAGAGGTCTTAATGCTCTAAGAAACCTGATCGATGAAACCCTAACCATATGGGAAAGAAACAGAATAACAAATTCGGAGAATAATTTCCTGCTGCAAGAAAATCTGAATGTGCCCGCTCAGCAGGCAATTGAAAACGGAAAACCGGAGTACGCTTTTCAGCAGGAAAAATCTATCAAACAGGATAACTCCTTCAAACCGGAAAACTCCCTTGAAGAAGCGGAATACGAGATCAGAAAAGATCCATATCAAGAGGCTGGAAAAGCTTCAGGGTCAGAGAAACTCGCCTCAATGACTCAGAAGTTCATGTCAACAGAAAAGGCAGGAGAGGCACTGGAGTCTGTTATAGAAGAGAGTGTGATTGCAAAGCTTGAAGAGCTTATTCCTGTTCTTGAAGACCATCTCGAAGTACTCGAGATTCTTTCAATGCTCTTTCCGGGCAGAGCCTGGGATCACTCCTTGAGGGCTCTTCACAGGGAATATTTCGGAAACCTTGAGAAATATGCCTCATTTCTCAGGAAGAGTTCCGATCTTCACAAGATTCTTGAACAGGTAGGCAGGATAGAGCTTGAATACGGCTCAAAAAAGATGAATCTCTCACCGTACAGTAGAAGTGAGGTTCACTCGGTTACCTTTTCAGGTGATATCCGGACGCTGCTGCCGGCAGAAGCCGTAAAGCTGAGAAATCCTCTCCTGAGGCGTAAATTCTATGCTGATATGCTTGAAGGAAAACTCCTCACGTACCAGTTAAAAGGGGAAAACTGGAATTCAGATACTGCAGGAAAAAAGAGAAAAGGACCTGTGATCGCTCTGGTAGATACCTCGGCATCAATGCGGGGAATTTCCGAGCGTCTTGCAAAAGCCGTGCTTCTTGCAGTGACAAAAAGAATGCTGAAGGAAAATAGAGACGTTAAAGTAATCCTCTTTTCCTCGAAGTGGCAGACTGTTGAATTTGAACTTACAAATAAAAAGCGTATGGGCAAAGAGTTTTTGGAATTTCTAAAATTTACTTTCGGCGGCGGCACCGATTTCAATACTGCACTTCACGCAGGTCTCAGAACTATGAAGAAGGAAAAAGCCTTTGAGGGGGCTGATCTCCTTTTCATTACCGATGGAATTTCCGAACTTTCAGAAAGGCCACTTATCCGAGAATGGAATGAGATAAAAGCCGCAAGAAGAGCCCGGATATTTTCCCTGATAATCGGAAACTGCGATGCTGGTGGCTTGGAACAGGTTTCTGATTACACATATCTCGTAAAAAACTCCGAAAATTGGAATGTTGTAGAAAGCCCTGCAAGTTTTGTGAAAGCTATAAGTAAACCTTACAGGTTTTAA
- a CDS encoding DUF126 domain-containing protein, whose product MVPIKLKGRAISRGCAKGEVLLSRDPISFLGSIDPKTGVVVEENHALEGKSIQGKVLVFPHGKGSTVGSYVMYQLKKNGTAPAAIINLETEPIVAVGAIISEIPLVDMLERNPYEVLNNGDLVLVNGNGGYIELLKSETGKTEINKTENM is encoded by the coding sequence GTGGTTCCCATTAAACTTAAAGGTAGGGCAATTTCCAGAGGATGTGCAAAGGGGGAAGTACTGCTTTCCAGAGACCCTATTTCCTTCCTTGGAAGTATAGATCCGAAAACCGGGGTCGTAGTTGAGGAAAATCACGCCCTTGAAGGAAAATCAATTCAGGGTAAGGTTCTCGTTTTTCCTCACGGAAAAGGCTCTACAGTCGGCTCGTATGTTATGTATCAACTGAAAAAAAACGGAACTGCGCCTGCAGCAATAATAAATCTGGAAACTGAACCTATAGTTGCAGTTGGAGCCATTATTTCCGAAATCCCGCTTGTTGATATGCTCGAAAGAAACCCTTACGAAGTTTTAAATAACGGAGACCTTGTTCTGGTTAACGGAAACGGAGGATATATTGAACTTCTCAAATCGGAAACTGGTAAAACTGAAATAAATAAGACTGAAAACATGTAA
- a CDS encoding COG1470 family protein: MSILDTKALKGIVCGFLIIAGISIVCAGAGNGDTAVTAKEDVQPKVGVSIESSSIYIADYFPEFEKIKIDPAYKYLELEPGDSDNFTVTVENRDNKTIELKPDLIITPYTENFMDENWTIISPSEKTLKPGEKQEFQVKVSIPEDAYLGNYAALIAFTEKVPDRDVAGYYPNFPGTMQLNIQVWVRPSVQILTPYVNDLVEAGKTYTYEIKLRNTGDKDIAISPELTREGGIIYAEDVVSSTGMPKQTFGDDAISVEAPEKIKAGETAVIELTLAIPADAKGSYSGSLDLNIDDPGIRDYEELVSLNFRILPVPEEPYEKIFEAETDGPITLEIKAYQYGYGLYTTGGNRDLTPSFNVSLIDPSGNEVTPTLVNTKYSGSINIVDDTFSQPPYPIPYIASRAAGGMETYNQGNYQGGATTFVNTYSAPGAAGEWTLSILPRNTENFEYTVTIGAAEE; this comes from the coding sequence ATGAGTATACTGGATACTAAGGCATTAAAAGGAATAGTATGTGGGTTTCTTATTATAGCGGGGATTTCGATTGTTTGTGCAGGAGCAGGAAATGGAGATACTGCCGTGACTGCAAAAGAAGACGTACAGCCAAAAGTCGGGGTAAGCATTGAATCATCTTCGATTTATATCGCGGATTATTTCCCCGAATTTGAAAAGATCAAGATTGATCCGGCTTACAAATACCTGGAACTTGAACCCGGAGACAGTGATAACTTTACCGTAACTGTCGAGAACCGGGACAATAAGACAATTGAGTTAAAACCGGACCTTATAATTACTCCTTATACTGAAAATTTCATGGATGAAAACTGGACGATTATAAGTCCCTCTGAGAAGACCCTGAAGCCTGGTGAAAAGCAAGAGTTTCAGGTAAAAGTTAGCATACCTGAAGACGCCTACCTTGGAAACTATGCTGCACTCATTGCTTTTACGGAAAAGGTGCCTGATAGGGATGTAGCTGGCTATTATCCTAATTTCCCGGGCACGATGCAGCTGAATATACAGGTATGGGTCAGGCCTTCAGTCCAGATTCTTACACCTTATGTAAATGACCTTGTGGAAGCCGGGAAAACTTATACTTACGAAATAAAACTCAGAAATACAGGCGATAAAGACATTGCAATTTCTCCTGAGCTTACCAGAGAGGGAGGTATAATTTACGCTGAAGACGTGGTTTCCTCTACAGGAATGCCGAAGCAGACTTTTGGAGATGATGCAATAAGTGTGGAAGCTCCTGAAAAAATAAAAGCCGGAGAGACAGCTGTCATCGAACTTACACTTGCAATTCCGGCTGATGCAAAAGGCAGCTACAGCGGCAGTCTTGACCTAAATATTGACGACCCCGGGATTCGTGATTATGAGGAGCTTGTTTCCCTGAACTTCCGCATCCTGCCGGTTCCTGAAGAGCCTTATGAGAAAATTTTTGAAGCCGAAACCGATGGACCCATCACCCTGGAAATTAAAGCTTATCAGTATGGGTACGGTCTTTATACAACCGGAGGAAACAGGGATCTCACGCCTTCCTTTAACGTGAGTCTGATTGACCCTTCAGGAAATGAGGTCACTCCTACCCTTGTTAACACAAAATACAGCGGCTCGATAAACATAGTGGATGACACATTTTCTCAGCCGCCGTATCCTATCCCATACATAGCCTCAAGAGCTGCAGGCGGTATGGAGACCTATAACCAGGGGAATTATCAGGGAGGAGCTACAACCTTTGTGAATACCTATTCTGCTCCCGGAGCTGCTGGAGAATGGACACTCTCAATCCTTCCCAGAAATACTGAGAATTTTGAGTATACAGTGACAATCGGAGCTGCTGAAGAATAA
- a CDS encoding citrate/2-methylcitrate synthase codes for MSKNISFIDGLEGILKYREIDINQLVELPYDAVSYLLIMGELPGDQELADYSARLRGEREINREAIDVIRMCNFNIDSMEALRTIVSFISQFDPDINDNSPEGNMRKAIRLIAKIPTIVAAYHRIANGKEPVPPDPSLSHGANFLYMIRGSKPSDLEAEVMEKDFILSAEHELNASTFSSRVTASTLSDLYSAVVSGLCTLKGPLHGGARAEVMAMIDEISSPEDAEKYVLEKLAKKEKIMGFGHRVYKTYDPRGVVFKQLSRQLAEAKGNMYWYEIAEATERTVIRELVEKKGKPIYPNVDFYSGVIYKYLDIPPKLATSIFAIGRVSGWIAHCFDQYEKKKIIRPRAFMLDEC; via the coding sequence ATGAGTAAAAATATAAGTTTCATTGACGGGTTGGAGGGCATTCTGAAGTACAGGGAGATAGACATTAACCAGCTGGTTGAGCTTCCTTATGATGCAGTTTCCTATCTGCTTATCATGGGAGAACTCCCTGGAGATCAGGAACTTGCCGATTATTCAGCCCGCCTGCGTGGGGAACGTGAGATCAACAGGGAGGCGATTGATGTTATCCGTATGTGCAATTTCAACATTGACTCTATGGAAGCGCTGCGTACAATCGTTTCTTTCATATCACAGTTCGATCCGGATATTAACGACAACTCCCCCGAAGGAAATATGAGAAAAGCCATACGGTTAATTGCCAAGATCCCAACCATAGTCGCTGCTTATCATAGAATAGCAAATGGGAAAGAACCGGTGCCTCCTGATCCCTCTCTCTCCCATGGAGCTAACTTCCTCTACATGATAAGAGGAAGCAAACCAAGTGATTTGGAGGCTGAGGTCATGGAAAAAGACTTTATCCTCAGCGCCGAACACGAACTAAACGCATCTACTTTTTCTTCAAGAGTTACTGCCTCCACCCTTTCTGACCTCTATTCTGCTGTTGTTTCTGGACTCTGTACCCTTAAAGGCCCTCTCCATGGAGGGGCAAGGGCAGAAGTTATGGCTATGATTGATGAGATCAGTTCCCCGGAAGACGCAGAAAAATACGTTCTTGAGAAACTTGCAAAGAAAGAAAAGATCATGGGTTTCGGGCACCGCGTATATAAGACCTATGATCCAAGAGGCGTAGTGTTCAAACAGCTCTCCAGGCAACTTGCAGAGGCAAAAGGGAATATGTACTGGTATGAAATTGCCGAAGCAACAGAAAGAACAGTCATTCGCGAGCTTGTAGAAAAAAAAGGCAAGCCAATCTACCCCAATGTCGATTTTTATTCGGGAGTTATTTATAAGTATCTGGATATTCCCCCCAAACTTGCAACATCTATATTCGCAATCGGCAGGGTCTCAGGCTGGATAGCTCATTGCTTTGACCAATATGAGAAGAAAAAGATCATAAGGCCCAGAGCCTTCATGCTTGATGAATGTTGA
- a CDS encoding aconitase X, whose translation MYLTKEEEQILNGEAGETLRQAIGILVALGDIYGADRLIPIKSAQIAGVSYKTIGDAGLEWISDLQGRVKVPAILNPAGMDLEDWERLRISPEFAEKQKLIIQTYAKLGIRCECTCTPYTLEGFDTSYGDHLAWSESSAVSYANSVLGARTNREGGPSALSAALLGKTANYGLHLDENRVPEISIHVEFPLKGSDYGALGYIVGKLAGSKVPVFHLKTTPDVDELKALGAAMAASGAVALYHVEGVTPEIRRLNFEDPEEKITIERKQLDEVYETLNKATREPELITIGCPHCSATELEKIAKLLKGKTVSKELWIFTSRELVKRYPEYIKTIEKSGAKVVCDTCMVVSPATNRYSCVMVNSGKALAYVPGMCGAEAVYGNMEMCIEEAVGGNTAKKEGGSH comes from the coding sequence ATGTATCTTACAAAAGAAGAAGAACAGATCCTGAATGGTGAAGCAGGGGAGACTCTAAGGCAGGCTATCGGGATTCTGGTGGCTCTTGGAGATATTTATGGTGCAGACCGTCTCATACCAATCAAAAGCGCACAGATTGCAGGAGTTTCTTATAAAACTATAGGCGACGCAGGTCTTGAATGGATTTCAGACCTCCAGGGTAGGGTTAAGGTTCCTGCGATCCTTAACCCTGCAGGGATGGATCTTGAAGACTGGGAAAGGCTAAGGATCTCCCCCGAGTTTGCAGAAAAACAAAAACTGATTATCCAGACATATGCAAAACTGGGTATTCGCTGCGAATGTACATGCACGCCTTATACCCTTGAGGGCTTTGACACTAGTTACGGCGATCATCTGGCATGGAGTGAGTCGTCAGCTGTTTCTTATGCAAATTCCGTGCTTGGAGCCAGGACAAACCGTGAAGGAGGACCATCAGCCCTTTCGGCGGCGCTTCTAGGGAAAACTGCAAATTATGGGCTCCATCTGGACGAAAACCGTGTGCCTGAAATCTCAATTCATGTAGAATTCCCACTTAAAGGATCGGATTATGGGGCACTCGGATATATAGTCGGTAAACTTGCAGGAAGCAAAGTACCCGTTTTTCATCTCAAAACTACCCCTGACGTAGATGAATTGAAAGCGCTTGGAGCTGCAATGGCAGCTTCAGGGGCAGTTGCTCTTTACCACGTGGAAGGGGTCACGCCCGAGATTCGCAGGCTGAATTTTGAAGATCCTGAGGAAAAGATAACTATTGAGAGAAAACAGCTTGATGAGGTTTATGAGACCCTGAATAAAGCTACCAGAGAGCCCGAATTAATAACTATAGGATGCCCTCACTGCTCGGCAACTGAACTCGAAAAGATAGCCAAACTCCTGAAAGGAAAAACTGTTTCGAAAGAACTCTGGATCTTTACTTCAAGGGAACTTGTAAAACGCTATCCTGAGTATATAAAGACTATTGAAAAAAGTGGAGCTAAAGTCGTCTGTGATACCTGTATGGTAGTCTCTCCTGCTACCAATCGATATTCCTGTGTTATGGTAAACTCAGGAAAAGCTCTTGCTTACGTGCCAGGGATGTGCGGGGCTGAAGCCGTATATGGAAATATGGAGATGTGTATTGAAGAGGCAGTGGGCGGCAACACAGCAAAGAAAGAAGGTGGTTCCCATTAA
- a CDS encoding UbiD family decarboxylase, which produces MSFRAFIDQLKENGKLVEISQPVSPRFEASRIAKTTKAPVLFHDISGSKVIMNLLGSREELASMLGVPKEEIIKRLSEVSPEGEVRLVSESPTLEVIEDEVDLTKLPILTHFEKDGAPYITAGIVVSEYEGTINASIHRLMLVGKDKLAARLVPPRHTYLLYKKAAEKREPLPVAIVLGCDPIIIYATSTRVPVGKEFEYAAALRGAPVELFECSNGVKVPHSEIVLEGYIDPVEKVDEGPFVDITGTYDVVRKEPVIHITRIIHRKDPIYHGILPAGPEHLLMMGVPYEPRIYRAVGEVTTVRNVVLTEGGCCYLHAVVQIEKQTEGDGKNAIMAAFAAHTSLKHVVVVDEDINIFDPNDVEFAIATRVKGDMDILIIPNVRGSSLDPRGAPDGTTTKVGIDATKVLTEKENFERAVIPEVNE; this is translated from the coding sequence ATGAGTTTTAGAGCTTTTATTGACCAGTTAAAGGAAAATGGAAAACTGGTAGAGATTTCTCAGCCCGTTTCTCCGAGGTTTGAAGCTTCAAGAATCGCAAAAACCACAAAAGCCCCGGTTCTTTTCCATGATATCTCGGGTTCGAAGGTCATTATGAACCTGCTTGGATCAAGGGAAGAACTGGCTTCAATGCTAGGAGTTCCTAAAGAAGAAATCATAAAGAGGCTTTCCGAAGTTTCTCCAGAAGGTGAGGTGAGGCTGGTTTCAGAATCTCCAACCCTTGAGGTTATAGAAGATGAGGTTGACTTGACAAAACTTCCTATCCTTACACATTTTGAAAAAGACGGAGCCCCTTATATAACCGCGGGGATTGTAGTTTCCGAGTACGAAGGTACAATTAATGCTTCCATTCACCGCCTTATGCTTGTAGGAAAAGATAAGCTCGCAGCCCGACTGGTTCCTCCGAGACATACTTATCTACTGTATAAAAAAGCTGCTGAAAAAAGAGAACCTTTACCTGTTGCAATTGTGCTTGGCTGCGACCCTATTATTATTTACGCGACCTCAACAAGAGTTCCCGTTGGAAAAGAATTCGAATACGCAGCCGCCCTGAGAGGAGCTCCTGTGGAGCTTTTTGAGTGCTCAAACGGAGTAAAAGTTCCTCATTCGGAAATCGTGCTTGAGGGTTACATTGATCCAGTGGAAAAGGTTGATGAGGGACCTTTTGTAGACATTACGGGAACCTACGACGTGGTGAGAAAAGAGCCTGTTATCCATATAACCCGAATTATCCATAGAAAAGACCCGATATACCATGGAATTCTGCCAGCAGGCCCTGAACATCTCCTGATGATGGGGGTGCCTTATGAGCCAAGAATCTACAGAGCTGTCGGAGAGGTCACTACCGTAAGAAACGTGGTGTTGACAGAAGGAGGATGCTGCTATCTTCATGCAGTCGTTCAGATCGAGAAGCAGACTGAAGGAGATGGGAAAAATGCAATTATGGCAGCCTTTGCAGCTCACACCAGCCTTAAACATGTGGTAGTTGTGGACGAAGATATAAATATTTTCGACCCAAATGATGTTGAGTTTGCAATTGCTACGAGAGTCAAAGGGGATATGGATATTCTTATTATTCCTAATGTCCGGGGTAGTTCTCTGGACCCGCGAGGAGCTCCTGACGGAACGACCACAAAAGTAGGGATTGATGCAACAAAGGTTCTTACCGAAAAAGAAAATTTTGAAAGGGCGGTAATCCCTGAAGTTAACGAGTGA